A stretch of Crossiella cryophila DNA encodes these proteins:
- a CDS encoding terpene synthase family protein gives MTDAPADLSGQLRLDPPAGHPLLDLSSAISPHLAELEAGILDWADRYPLLDGPAARDKLARTRLGELIARCYPTIAPDRITAVTGWFTWAFVIDDCHDQPRCDHDESAARTMDLLAGAPPATATPLEDQLSEVWQRLSAGMSTSWRHRFALHMAHFLVAFKYEAANRRHRQVPELAGYRQLRRASGGITPSLDLIEVTTGQEVPALLHEFEETRLMFNRAADVVVWVNDIVSLPKELAAGEVSNGVLVLAREGDLDLQRAVEATYVLIGRQLAEFRQAEAEAETLLRHWRGLEPAAVDAVRTFADGLRSWMRGNLDWSAHSDRYQVTDGIRLATVH, from the coding sequence GTGACCGATGCGCCCGCGGACCTATCCGGGCAACTCCGCCTCGACCCGCCAGCCGGGCACCCGCTGCTCGACCTGTCCTCGGCGATCTCCCCGCACCTGGCCGAACTCGAAGCCGGGATCCTGGACTGGGCCGACCGGTACCCGCTGCTGGACGGCCCAGCGGCGCGGGACAAACTCGCCCGCACCCGGCTCGGCGAACTCATCGCCCGCTGCTACCCGACCATCGCCCCGGACCGGATCACCGCCGTCACCGGCTGGTTCACCTGGGCGTTCGTCATCGACGACTGCCACGACCAGCCCAGGTGCGACCACGACGAGTCGGCCGCCCGCACGATGGACCTCCTGGCCGGTGCGCCGCCCGCGACCGCGACACCGCTGGAAGACCAGCTTTCCGAGGTGTGGCAACGGTTGTCGGCAGGCATGAGCACGTCATGGCGGCACCGGTTCGCCCTGCACATGGCGCATTTCCTGGTCGCCTTCAAGTACGAGGCGGCCAACCGGCGGCACCGGCAGGTCCCCGAACTCGCCGGGTACCGCCAGTTGCGCCGGGCCTCCGGCGGCATCACCCCGTCGCTGGACCTGATCGAGGTGACCACCGGCCAGGAGGTTCCCGCGCTGCTGCACGAGTTCGAGGAGACCCGGCTGATGTTCAACCGGGCGGCCGACGTCGTGGTCTGGGTGAACGACATCGTGTCGCTGCCCAAGGAACTGGCCGCGGGCGAGGTCAGCAACGGGGTACTGGTGCTGGCCAGGGAAGGCGACCTGGACCTGCAACGGGCGGTCGAGGCGACCTACGTCCTCATCGGCAGGCAGCTCGCGGAGTTCCGGCAGGCCGAGGCCGAGGCGGAAACCCTGCTCCGGCACTGGCGCGGCCTGGAACCGGCGGCGGTGGACGCCGTGCGGACCTTCGCCGACGGGCTGCGTTCGTGGATGCGCGGGAACCTCGACTGGTCCGCGCACAGCGACCGCTACCAGGTCACCGACGGCATCCGGCTGGCCACCGTCCACTGA
- a CDS encoding acyl-CoA dehydrogenase family protein has product MDFEPDQEQRALAERAFELGATLNDGLPERVRAGRFDRELWRRCGEFGLLGLSVPTADGGLGLDSLSTALVIESFAKGCQDLGLLFSACAHLFACVMPIAEHGSAELRTRLLPKLVSGEWIGANAITEPEAGSDVHALRTTAIRDGDHYVLNGVKSFVTNSPVADHLLVYARTSPADGHLGLSAFVVDRHSPRLTVGARFAKPGLATAPMAPVYLDDCRVPAANRLGPEGAGSTIFAGSMAWERSCLFAAYLGAMDRQLAQTISHVTTRKQFRKPLSRHQAVAHRIADMKLRLEGARLLLYRACSRRDRGVDSTLEVSLAKLAVSEAAIQNALDAIQLHGASGFLSEGGVVDALGDALPSTIFSGTSEIHRDLIARGLGL; this is encoded by the coding sequence ATGGATTTCGAGCCGGACCAGGAGCAGCGCGCACTCGCCGAGCGCGCCTTCGAGCTGGGTGCCACGCTCAACGACGGCCTGCCGGAGCGGGTGCGCGCGGGCCGGTTCGACCGCGAACTGTGGCGGCGCTGCGGGGAGTTCGGACTGCTCGGCCTGAGCGTGCCCACCGCGGACGGCGGCCTCGGCCTGGACTCGCTGAGCACCGCGCTGGTGATCGAGTCCTTCGCCAAGGGCTGCCAGGACCTGGGGTTGCTGTTCTCCGCCTGCGCGCACCTGTTCGCCTGCGTGATGCCGATCGCCGAACACGGCAGCGCGGAACTGCGTACCCGGCTGTTGCCGAAGCTGGTCTCGGGGGAGTGGATCGGTGCGAACGCGATCACCGAGCCGGAGGCGGGTTCGGACGTGCACGCGTTGCGCACCACCGCGATCCGCGACGGTGATCACTACGTGCTCAACGGCGTGAAGAGCTTCGTCACCAACAGCCCGGTCGCCGACCACCTCCTGGTCTACGCCCGCACCAGCCCCGCCGACGGCCACCTCGGACTCAGCGCGTTCGTGGTGGACCGGCACTCGCCCCGGCTCACCGTCGGGGCCAGGTTCGCCAAGCCGGGCCTGGCCACCGCGCCGATGGCGCCGGTCTACCTGGACGACTGCCGGGTGCCCGCGGCGAACCGGCTCGGCCCGGAAGGCGCGGGCAGCACGATCTTCGCCGGCTCGATGGCCTGGGAACGCAGCTGCCTGTTCGCGGCCTACCTGGGGGCGATGGACCGCCAGCTGGCACAGACGATCAGCCATGTGACCACGCGTAAGCAGTTCCGCAAACCCCTGTCCCGGCACCAGGCGGTCGCGCACCGGATCGCCGACATGAAGCTCCGCCTGGAGGGCGCCCGGCTGCTGCTGTACCGGGCGTGTTCGCGGCGCGACCGCGGTGTGGACAGCACCCTGGAGGTCTCCCTGGCCAAGCTGGCGGTCAGCGAGGCGGCGATCCAGAACGCCCTCGACGCCATCCAGTTGCACGGCGCGAGCGGCTTCCTGTCCGAAGGCGGCGTGGTCGACGCCCTCGGCGACGCCCTGCCCAGCACCATCTTCTCCGGCACCTCCGAGATCCACCGCGACCTCATCGCGAGGGGACTGGGGCTGTGA
- a CDS encoding amino acid adenylation domain-containing protein, whose product MRLEQLLRAQARRTPDALALNAPDGPLTYRELDDLADRLVGALAGLGVRGGDRVLLWLDKSAFAVAAMQAVLRLGAAYVPVDPLSPARRVSALITDCTPTAMITTRERQAELIAANPELTAMPVLSPGKLPPRSGTDQSVGTPAELAYVLYTSGSTGKPKGVCVTHRAALAFVDWAVGLLGVHGGDRLANHAPFQFDLSVFDLYAAFHTGASVHLIPEGTPARALVRFVREHRITVWYSVPSALTLMMEHGRLLEIADLPLRAVLFAGEVFPLPGLKALRARWPELPLYNFYGPTETNVCTYHPVGWLSAEHTTPIPIGTAACGNQVWALRPDGSLAGPGEVGELMVDGPTLMAGYLGETVGRQGPYATGDLVRPRADGGFDYLGRRDHQVKVRGHRVELGEIEAVLTTHPDLVEAVVLVTGSGHAARLRACVRTRQGRTPSAIEIKRFLAERLPRHLVIDTLRQFQELPRTATGKVDRQRLLADTQGETHR is encoded by the coding sequence GTGAGACTCGAACAACTCCTGCGCGCACAGGCCCGCCGCACCCCGGACGCCCTCGCGCTCAACGCCCCGGACGGCCCGCTGACCTACCGCGAACTCGACGACCTCGCCGACCGATTGGTCGGCGCGCTGGCCGGTCTCGGGGTGCGCGGCGGGGACCGGGTGTTGCTGTGGCTGGACAAGTCGGCCTTCGCCGTGGCCGCCATGCAGGCCGTGCTGCGGCTGGGCGCGGCCTACGTCCCGGTGGACCCACTCAGCCCGGCCCGGCGGGTCTCTGCCCTGATCACCGACTGCACACCCACGGCGATGATCACCACCCGGGAGCGACAGGCCGAACTCATCGCCGCGAACCCCGAGCTGACCGCGATGCCCGTCCTGAGCCCTGGAAAGCTTCCGCCCCGTTCGGGTACCGACCAGTCGGTAGGCACGCCCGCGGAACTGGCCTACGTGCTCTACACCTCCGGGTCCACGGGCAAGCCCAAGGGCGTCTGCGTCACCCATCGTGCCGCACTCGCCTTCGTCGACTGGGCGGTCGGTTTGCTCGGTGTGCACGGCGGGGACCGCCTGGCCAACCACGCCCCGTTCCAGTTCGACCTGTCGGTGTTCGACCTGTACGCGGCCTTCCACACGGGCGCCTCGGTACACCTGATCCCGGAGGGCACCCCGGCCCGCGCCCTGGTGCGCTTCGTCCGGGAACACCGGATCACCGTCTGGTACTCGGTGCCCTCAGCGCTGACCCTGATGATGGAACACGGCCGCCTGCTGGAGATCGCCGACCTGCCGCTGCGGGCCGTGCTGTTCGCGGGCGAGGTGTTCCCGCTGCCCGGCCTCAAGGCACTACGGGCCCGCTGGCCCGAACTGCCGCTGTACAACTTCTACGGCCCCACCGAGACCAACGTGTGTACCTACCATCCGGTCGGTTGGCTGTCCGCCGAGCACACCACCCCGATCCCCATCGGCACCGCCGCCTGCGGCAACCAGGTGTGGGCCCTCCGCCCGGACGGCAGCCTGGCCGGTCCCGGCGAGGTGGGTGAGCTGATGGTGGACGGGCCGACCTTGATGGCCGGATACCTGGGCGAAACCGTTGGCAGACAAGGGCCCTACGCCACCGGCGACCTGGTCCGCCCGCGTGCCGACGGCGGCTTCGACTACCTCGGCCGCCGCGACCACCAGGTGAAGGTCCGCGGTCACCGGGTGGAACTGGGCGAGATCGAGGCGGTGCTGACCACGCACCCCGACCTGGTCGAGGCGGTGGTCCTGGTGACCGGCAGCGGGCACGCGGCCCGGCTGCGCGCCTGCGTCCGCACCCGCCAGGGCCGCACGCCGTCGGCCATCGAGATCAAGCGGTTCCTCGCCGAACGACTGCCCCGCCACCTGGTCATCGACACCCTCCGCCAGTTCCAGGAGCTGCCCCGGACCGCCACCGGAAAGGTGGACCGGCAGCGGCTGCTCGCCGACACACAGGGAGAGACGCACCGTTGA